A genomic region of Metopolophium dirhodum isolate CAU chromosome 1, ASM1992520v1, whole genome shotgun sequence contains the following coding sequences:
- the LOC132934082 gene encoding uncharacterized protein LOC132934082, with protein sequence MITEFIVCGNHPFSTVEQEKFKIIIDKGFPNRRSLTRKTLMSRVSTNAENIRKNVKEELISTKVKHVCATADCWSVFKKSYIGITAHWFDFETLDRKSAALACRRIKGRHTYDTLAKILNDVFCEYGILNKIINVVTDNGSNFVKAFR encoded by the exons ATGATCACAGAATTCATAGTTTGTGGTAATCACCCATTCAGTACAGTTGAACaagagaaatttaaaataataattgataaaggATTTCCTAATCGACGTTCATTAACACGAAAAACACTCATGTCTCGAGTATCGACAAACGCAGAAAATATACGAAAAAACGTGAAAGAGGAGTTAATATCTACAAAAGTAAAACATGTCTGTGCAACTGCAGATTGTTGGTCTgtgtttaaaaa aAGTTATATTGGGATAACAGCTCATTGGTTTGATTTCGAAACTCTTGATCGGAAATCTGCTGCTTTAGCTTGTCGCAGAATTAAAGGGAGGCATACATATGATACATTAGCAAAAATATTGAACGATGTATTTTGTGAATATGGcatattaaataagataatcAATGTAGTAACGGACAATGGCTCTAACTTTGTCAAGGCTTTTCGGTAA
- the LOC132936813 gene encoding kelch domain-containing protein 3-like isoform X1, with the protein MYWTVHTSGGPKLVSNAAVAIGTSIFTFGGYCVDVDHTKFKPIDIHILDTEKLKWWKPELNNQDCSCAPFMRYGHTAINLGSNIYLWGGFNGNRACNTLYCFNTETLKWTTPSVFGHKPEPRDGHSACIIQNCMYIFGGYEEGSGLFASDLYMLNLHSMEWSIVKTEGRPPSNRDYHTATAIDNKMYIFGGRSDWAASRQIDTDTYCSYIYYLDTSRGKWIRPNVYGSKPIARRSHSAFVKDGFFYIFGGFNKNKDLHFQDIHRYDPVSSTWMKILPKGTPPCARRRQICQLVNDRIFIAGGISPIFPKPVSITDQYVQFNANLKEHDDLHILDLSKILNFLSLSELQKKTISCISFFIEPSLKDMCMVNVWENMEEKKIDNINDLHIPLSLKHDMAAFHPFEIMETNIDMMQSSEENLIVLLS; encoded by the exons ATGTATTGGACGGTTCACACGTCCGGTGGTCCTAAACTGGTCAGCAACGCAGCCGTCGCGATTGGCACGAGCATTTTTACGTTTGGTGGTTACTGCGTCGATGTAGACCACACAAAATTCAAGCCGATCGACATACATATACTAGACACTG AAAAATTGAAATGGTGGAAACCGGAGCTAAATAATCAAGACTGCTCATGTGCACCGTTCATGAGGTATGGCCACACAGCAATTAATCTTGGATCTAATATTTATCTGTGGGGCGGATTTAATGGTAATAGAGCTTGTAACACTCTGTACTGTTTTAACACAG aAACTCTAAAATGGACAACACCAAGTGTGTTTGGACATAAACCAGAGCCAAGAGATGGCCATTCCGCATGTATCattcaaaattgcatgtacatATTTGGCGGATATGAAGAAGGCTCGGGTCTGTTCGCTTCGGATTTGTATATGTTAAACTTGCACTCCATGGAATGGAGTATAGTTAAGACAGAG GGACGTCCTCCATCTAATAGAGATTATCATACTGCAACTGctattgataataaaatgtatatatttggtGGCCGCAGTGATTGGGCAGCTTCAAGGCAAATCGATACAGATACATATTGttcctatatttattatttagatacctCTAGAGGAAAGTGGATACGTCCAAACGTCTATGGAAGTAAACCCATAGCACGGCGTAGCCATTCTGCAT TTGTGAAAGATGGCTTTTTTTACATCTTCGGTGGGTTTAACAAGAACAAGGACTTGCATTTTCAAGACATACATCGATATGATCCAGTGAGTTCCACCTGGATGAAAATATTACCGAAGGGCACGCCACCGTGTGCTAGAAGAAGACAGATTTGTCAATTAGTTAATGACAGGATATTTATAGCCGGTGGTATTAGTCCGATATTTCCCAAACCAGTATCAATTACGGATCAGTATGTACAATTTAATGCAAATCTTAAGGAACATGATGACCTTCATATTTTAGATctgagtaaaatattaaattttttatcattatccgaattgcaaaaaaaaacaatatcttGTATTTCTTTTTTCATAGAGCCCAGTCTAAAAGATATGTGTATGGTGAATGTGTGGGAAAATATGGAAGAAAAGAAAATTGATAATATCAACGACCTACACATTCCGTTAtcattaaa GCATGATATGGCTGCCTTTCATCCTTTTGAAATAATGGAAACCAATATCGACATGATGCAGTCTTCTGAGGAAAATTTGATTGTTCTTTTGTCGTAA
- the LOC132936813 gene encoding kelch domain-containing protein 3-like isoform X2: protein MYWTVHTSGGPKLVSNAAVAIGTSIFTFGGYCVDVDHTKFKPIDIHILDTEKLKWWKPELNNQDCSCAPFMRYGHTAINLGSNIYLWGGFNGNRACNTLYCFNTETLKWTTPSVFGHKPEPRDGHSACIIQNCMYIFGGYEEGSGLFASDLYMLNLHSMEWSIVKTEGRPPSNRDYHTATAIDNKMYIFGGRSDWAASRQIDTDTYCSYIYYLDTSRGKWIRPNVYGSKPIARRSHSAFVKDGFFYIFGGFNKNKDLHFQDIHRYDPVSSTWMKILPKGTPPCARRRQICQLVNDRIFIAGGISPIFPKPVSITDQYVQFNANLKEHDDLHILDLKPSLKDMCMVNVWENMEEKKIDNINDLHIPLSLKHDMAAFHPFEIMETNIDMMQSSEENLIVLLS from the exons ATGTATTGGACGGTTCACACGTCCGGTGGTCCTAAACTGGTCAGCAACGCAGCCGTCGCGATTGGCACGAGCATTTTTACGTTTGGTGGTTACTGCGTCGATGTAGACCACACAAAATTCAAGCCGATCGACATACATATACTAGACACTG AAAAATTGAAATGGTGGAAACCGGAGCTAAATAATCAAGACTGCTCATGTGCACCGTTCATGAGGTATGGCCACACAGCAATTAATCTTGGATCTAATATTTATCTGTGGGGCGGATTTAATGGTAATAGAGCTTGTAACACTCTGTACTGTTTTAACACAG aAACTCTAAAATGGACAACACCAAGTGTGTTTGGACATAAACCAGAGCCAAGAGATGGCCATTCCGCATGTATCattcaaaattgcatgtacatATTTGGCGGATATGAAGAAGGCTCGGGTCTGTTCGCTTCGGATTTGTATATGTTAAACTTGCACTCCATGGAATGGAGTATAGTTAAGACAGAG GGACGTCCTCCATCTAATAGAGATTATCATACTGCAACTGctattgataataaaatgtatatatttggtGGCCGCAGTGATTGGGCAGCTTCAAGGCAAATCGATACAGATACATATTGttcctatatttattatttagatacctCTAGAGGAAAGTGGATACGTCCAAACGTCTATGGAAGTAAACCCATAGCACGGCGTAGCCATTCTGCAT TTGTGAAAGATGGCTTTTTTTACATCTTCGGTGGGTTTAACAAGAACAAGGACTTGCATTTTCAAGACATACATCGATATGATCCAGTGAGTTCCACCTGGATGAAAATATTACCGAAGGGCACGCCACCGTGTGCTAGAAGAAGACAGATTTGTCAATTAGTTAATGACAGGATATTTATAGCCGGTGGTATTAGTCCGATATTTCCCAAACCAGTATCAATTACGGATCAGTATGTACAATTTAATGCAAATCTTAAGGAACATGATGACCTTCATATTTTAGATctga AGCCCAGTCTAAAAGATATGTGTATGGTGAATGTGTGGGAAAATATGGAAGAAAAGAAAATTGATAATATCAACGACCTACACATTCCGTTAtcattaaa GCATGATATGGCTGCCTTTCATCCTTTTGAAATAATGGAAACCAATATCGACATGATGCAGTCTTCTGAGGAAAATTTGATTGTTCTTTTGTCGTAA
- the LOC132935519 gene encoding ubiquitin-conjugating enzyme E2 W-like isoform X2 encodes MAGKTPFENRLMKEFKIFAREPPPGMSVDVQAEQNLKNWIINMQGPKGTLYDGEQFQLRFKFDTKYPFESPEVTFVGQNIPVHPHVYSNGHICLSILTSDWSPVLTVQSVCLSIMSMLSSCKEKKRPEGDTMYVKTGNKNPKETKWLYHDDNV; translated from the exons ATGGCAGGTAAAACTCCATTTGAA AACAGACTTATGAaagagtttaaaatatttgccaGAGAACCTCCGCCAGGTATGTCTGTAGATGTACAAGCTGAACAAAATCTTAAAAA ttggaTTATAAATATGCAAGGCCCTAAAGGCACTTTATATGATGGAGAACAGTTCCAGTTACGGTTCAAATTTGATACCAAATATCCTTTCGAGTCGCCtgaa gttacaTTTGTAGGCCAAAACATTCCAGTTCATCCACATGTGTATAGTAATGGCCATATATGTTTATCTATTCTTACTAGTGACTGGTCACCAGTATTAACAGTTCAGTCTGTTTGTCTTTCAATTATGTCTATGCTAAGCAGCTGCAAAGAAAAG AAAAGACCTGAAGGTGATACCATGTATGTAAAAACTGGCAACAAAAATCCGAAAGAAACAAAATGGTTGTATCATG atgACAATGTTTGA
- the LOC132935519 gene encoding ubiquitin-conjugating enzyme E2 W-like isoform X1: MAGKTPFENRLMKEFKIFAREPPPGMSVDVQAEQNLKNWIINMQGPKGTLYDGEQFQLRFKFDTKYPFESPEVTFVGQNIPVHPHVYSNGHICLSILTSDWSPVLTVQSVCLSIMSMLSSCKEKKRPEGDTMYVKTGNKNPKETKWLYHGKQILSLIKMNHVH, encoded by the exons ATGGCAGGTAAAACTCCATTTGAA AACAGACTTATGAaagagtttaaaatatttgccaGAGAACCTCCGCCAGGTATGTCTGTAGATGTACAAGCTGAACAAAATCTTAAAAA ttggaTTATAAATATGCAAGGCCCTAAAGGCACTTTATATGATGGAGAACAGTTCCAGTTACGGTTCAAATTTGATACCAAATATCCTTTCGAGTCGCCtgaa gttacaTTTGTAGGCCAAAACATTCCAGTTCATCCACATGTGTATAGTAATGGCCATATATGTTTATCTATTCTTACTAGTGACTGGTCACCAGTATTAACAGTTCAGTCTGTTTGTCTTTCAATTATGTCTATGCTAAGCAGCTGCAAAGAAAAG AAAAGACCTGAAGGTGATACCATGTATGTAAAAACTGGCAACAAAAATCCGAAAGAAACAAAATGGTTGTATCATGGTAAGCAAATATTGTCCCTTATTAAAATGAACCATGTACATTAA
- the LOC132935519 gene encoding ubiquitin-conjugating enzyme E2 W-like isoform X3, giving the protein MKEFKIFAREPPPGMSVDVQAEQNLKNWIINMQGPKGTLYDGEQFQLRFKFDTKYPFESPEVTFVGQNIPVHPHVYSNGHICLSILTSDWSPVLTVQSVCLSIMSMLSSCKEKKRPEGDTMYVKTGNKNPKETKWLYHGKQILSLIKMNHVH; this is encoded by the exons ATGAaagagtttaaaatatttgccaGAGAACCTCCGCCAGGTATGTCTGTAGATGTACAAGCTGAACAAAATCTTAAAAA ttggaTTATAAATATGCAAGGCCCTAAAGGCACTTTATATGATGGAGAACAGTTCCAGTTACGGTTCAAATTTGATACCAAATATCCTTTCGAGTCGCCtgaa gttacaTTTGTAGGCCAAAACATTCCAGTTCATCCACATGTGTATAGTAATGGCCATATATGTTTATCTATTCTTACTAGTGACTGGTCACCAGTATTAACAGTTCAGTCTGTTTGTCTTTCAATTATGTCTATGCTAAGCAGCTGCAAAGAAAAG AAAAGACCTGAAGGTGATACCATGTATGTAAAAACTGGCAACAAAAATCCGAAAGAAACAAAATGGTTGTATCATGGTAAGCAAATATTGTCCCTTATTAAAATGAACCATGTACATTAA